The Nocardioides salarius genome includes a region encoding these proteins:
- the tkt gene encoding transketolase → MSVGPRGPRNRTSVSPGRNPVTSPASLEWTDTDQLAVDTARVLAMDSVEKAGNGHPGTAMSLAPAAYLLFQKVMRHNPADPDWAGRDRFVLSAGHSSITLYTQLFLGGWGLEIEDLQALRQWGSKTPGHPEHGHTPGVETTTGPLGQGVANAVGMAMAARRERGLLDPAAGDGASVFDHRVFAICSDGDIEEGVSAEASALAAVQNLGNLTVIYDANQISIEDDTDIALSEDVAARYEAYGWHVQTVDWTNGGNDYVEDVQELHDAIAAAETVTDKPSFIVLKTIIAWPAPNARNTGASHGSALGAEEVAATKELLGFDPEQVFQLKAGVLEHTRGAVERGKAAQDAWEQDFRAWAEANPEGAAVFERMRTRSLPDGWDADLPSFPAGKDVATRKASGAVINAIAAKVPEMWGGSADLAGSNNTTIEDAPSFIPAERSTDSWKGDPYAGRVLHFGIREHAMGSIMNGIALHGGTRVFGGTFLTFSDYMRPAVRLAALMGLPVTYVWTHDSIGLGEDGPTHQPIEHLAALRAIPGLDVVRPGDANEVAACWAHIMRTTDRPAGLALSRQNLPVFPRGEDGFADTSEVHRGGYVLVDAEGGEPDVILVGTGSELQLAVEARATLAEQGVRARVVSMPCREWFDAQEEAYRQRVLPATVKARVAVEAGVALGWREVVGDQGRIVSIETYGASAEYARIYTEYGITTQAVVDAAKDSLSAAG, encoded by the coding sequence ATGTCTGTTGGACCCCGTGGCCCCCGAAATAGGACTTCAGTCAGCCCCGGAAGGAACCCCGTGACCTCTCCCGCCTCCCTCGAGTGGACCGACACCGACCAGCTCGCCGTGGACACTGCCCGCGTGCTGGCCATGGACTCCGTCGAGAAGGCCGGCAACGGGCACCCCGGCACGGCCATGAGCCTCGCGCCGGCGGCGTACCTGCTCTTCCAGAAGGTGATGCGGCACAACCCCGCCGACCCCGACTGGGCCGGTCGCGACCGGTTCGTGCTCTCCGCCGGCCACAGCTCCATCACCCTCTACACCCAGCTCTTCCTCGGAGGCTGGGGCCTGGAGATCGAGGACCTGCAGGCGTTGCGCCAGTGGGGCTCGAAGACCCCGGGTCACCCGGAGCACGGCCACACCCCCGGTGTGGAGACCACCACCGGCCCGCTCGGCCAGGGCGTCGCCAACGCCGTGGGCATGGCGATGGCCGCCCGCCGCGAGCGCGGCCTGCTCGACCCCGCGGCCGGCGACGGCGCCTCGGTCTTCGACCACCGCGTCTTCGCGATCTGCAGCGACGGCGACATCGAGGAGGGCGTCAGTGCCGAGGCCTCCGCCCTGGCCGCGGTGCAGAACCTCGGCAACCTCACGGTCATCTACGACGCCAACCAGATCTCGATCGAGGACGACACCGACATCGCCCTGAGCGAGGACGTGGCGGCGCGCTACGAGGCGTACGGCTGGCACGTGCAGACCGTCGACTGGACCAACGGCGGCAACGACTACGTCGAGGACGTCCAGGAGCTGCACGACGCGATCGCGGCCGCCGAGACCGTCACCGACAAGCCCAGCTTCATCGTGCTCAAGACGATCATCGCCTGGCCCGCCCCCAACGCGCGCAACACCGGGGCCTCGCACGGCTCGGCCCTGGGCGCCGAGGAGGTCGCGGCCACCAAGGAGCTGCTCGGCTTCGACCCCGAGCAGGTCTTCCAGCTCAAGGCGGGCGTCCTGGAGCACACCCGCGGCGCCGTCGAGCGCGGCAAGGCCGCCCAGGACGCCTGGGAGCAGGACTTCCGCGCCTGGGCCGAGGCCAACCCCGAGGGGGCGGCCGTCTTCGAGCGGATGCGCACCCGCAGCCTGCCCGACGGCTGGGACGCCGACCTGCCCTCCTTCCCCGCCGGCAAGGACGTCGCCACCCGCAAGGCCTCCGGCGCGGTCATCAACGCCATCGCGGCGAAGGTGCCGGAGATGTGGGGCGGCTCGGCCGACCTCGCCGGCTCCAACAACACCACCATCGAGGACGCCCCGTCCTTCATCCCCGCCGAGCGCTCCACGGACTCCTGGAAGGGCGACCCGTACGCCGGCCGCGTGCTGCACTTCGGCATCCGCGAGCACGCGATGGGCTCGATCATGAACGGCATCGCCCTGCACGGCGGCACCCGTGTCTTCGGCGGCACCTTCCTGACGTTCTCCGACTACATGCGCCCCGCCGTGCGCCTGGCGGCCCTGATGGGCCTGCCGGTCACCTACGTGTGGACCCACGACTCGATCGGGCTCGGCGAGGACGGACCGACCCACCAGCCGATCGAGCACCTGGCCGCGCTGCGTGCCATCCCCGGGCTCGACGTGGTCCGCCCCGGTGACGCCAACGAGGTCGCCGCCTGCTGGGCGCACATCATGCGCACCACCGACCGTCCGGCCGGTCTCGCGCTCTCGCGCCAGAACCTGCCGGTCTTCCCGCGTGGCGAGGACGGCTTCGCCGACACCTCCGAGGTGCACCGCGGCGGCTACGTGCTGGTCGACGCCGAGGGCGGCGAGCCCGACGTGATCCTCGTCGGCACCGGCTCCGAGCTGCAGCTGGCCGTCGAGGCCCGCGCCACGCTGGCCGAGCAGGGCGTGCGCGCCCGCGTCGTGTCCATGCCGTGCCGCGAGTGGTTCGACGCCCAGGAGGAGGCCTACCGCCAGCGCGTGCTGCCCGCCACCGTCAAGGCCCGCGTGGCCGTCGAGGCCGGCGTGGCGCTCGGCTGGCGCGAGGTCGTCGGCGACCAGGGCCGCATCGTCTCCATCGAGACCTACGGCGCCTCCGCCGAGTACGCACGCATCTACACCGAGTACGGCATCACGACCCAGGCCGTCGTCGACGCGGCCAAGGACTCCCTGTCCGCCGCCGGCTGA
- a CDS encoding heme o synthase: MHDDATASGGPGPARFRDVVAAYVGLTKPRVIELLLLTTVPVMFFAARGVPPLGLVLATVVGGTFSAGSASVFNCVYDRDIDEQMRRTRRRALPRHIVSARAAMVFGLVLGVASVVVLYVWVNPLSALLAVAAEAFYVFGYTMVLKRRTTQNIVWGGLAGCFPALIGWTAVTGELAWTPVVLFMVVFFWTPPHTWALALRYREDYANVDVPMLPVVAPAREVGRQIVLYSWVMVATSLLLWPVAGTGPVYPVVATVLGAVFLVEAHRMWGRTKSADDLATIQPMRLFHSSNLYLSLLFVAVALDPLLLG; this comes from the coding sequence CTGCACGACGACGCGACGGCGAGCGGAGGTCCCGGCCCCGCCCGGTTCCGTGACGTGGTGGCGGCGTACGTGGGGCTGACGAAGCCGCGGGTCATCGAGCTGCTGCTGCTGACCACGGTGCCGGTGATGTTCTTCGCCGCTCGCGGCGTCCCGCCCCTGGGCCTGGTGCTGGCCACCGTCGTGGGCGGCACCTTCTCGGCCGGCTCGGCGTCGGTCTTCAACTGCGTCTACGACCGTGACATCGACGAGCAGATGCGGCGCACCCGACGACGGGCGCTGCCGCGCCACATCGTCAGCGCCCGCGCCGCCATGGTCTTCGGCCTGGTGCTGGGCGTGGCCTCGGTCGTGGTGCTCTACGTGTGGGTCAACCCGCTGTCGGCGCTGCTCGCCGTCGCCGCCGAGGCCTTCTACGTCTTCGGCTACACGATGGTGCTCAAGCGGCGCACCACCCAGAACATCGTGTGGGGCGGCCTCGCCGGCTGCTTCCCGGCCCTGATCGGCTGGACGGCCGTGACCGGCGAGCTGGCCTGGACCCCCGTGGTGCTCTTCATGGTCGTCTTCTTCTGGACGCCGCCGCACACCTGGGCGCTGGCGCTGCGCTACCGCGAGGACTACGCCAACGTCGACGTGCCGATGCTGCCCGTCGTCGCCCCGGCCCGCGAGGTCGGGCGCCAGATCGTCCTGTACTCGTGGGTGATGGTCGCCACCTCGCTGCTGCTGTGGCCGGTGGCCGGAACCGGTCCGGTCTACCCGGTCGTGGCGACCGTGCTGGGCGCGGTCTTCCTGGTGGAGGCGCACCGCATGTGGGGGCGCACCAAGTCCGCCGACGACCTGGCCACCATCCAGCCGATGCGGCTCTTCCACTCCTCCAACCTCTACCTCTCCCTCCTCTTCGTCGCCGTCGCCCTCGACCCCCTGCTGCTCGGCTGA
- a CDS encoding COX15/CtaA family protein, translated as MHTIRLRQARWAGWASVVANIGIVVTGGAVRLTGSGLGCPTWPRCTDESFRPHGELEFHSAIEFGNRLLTFVLVAVAVLLFVAALRTRRRDLVRLSVVLGLGIPAQAVIGGITVLTELNSWIVSLHLLLSLGLVALSVRFLQVLDRPVPPARGPAVALAWGVLATAWVVFYLGTIVTGAGPHAGDAATERNGLDPAQWSQLHADAVFLLLGLTVGLVVTLLVQRAPRPAVQAALVLLGIELGQGLIGFVQYFTDLPVLLVGLHLLGAAILSASVTWTLLRVRHP; from the coding sequence GTGCACACCATCCGCCTGCGGCAGGCACGCTGGGCCGGCTGGGCCTCGGTGGTCGCCAACATCGGCATCGTGGTGACCGGCGGCGCGGTGCGCCTGACCGGCTCGGGGCTCGGCTGCCCGACCTGGCCGCGGTGCACCGACGAGTCGTTCCGGCCGCACGGCGAGCTCGAGTTCCACTCCGCGATCGAGTTCGGCAACCGGCTGCTGACCTTCGTGCTGGTCGCCGTGGCCGTGCTGCTCTTCGTGGCGGCGCTGCGCACCCGCCGACGCGACCTGGTGCGCCTCTCCGTGGTGCTCGGGCTCGGTATCCCGGCGCAGGCCGTCATCGGCGGCATCACCGTGCTGACCGAGCTGAACTCCTGGATCGTCTCGCTGCACCTGCTGCTGTCGCTGGGCCTGGTCGCGCTCTCCGTCCGCTTCCTGCAGGTCCTCGACCGACCGGTGCCTCCCGCCCGCGGACCCGCCGTGGCGCTGGCCTGGGGCGTGCTCGCCACCGCCTGGGTCGTCTTCTACCTCGGCACGATCGTCACCGGTGCCGGACCGCACGCCGGCGACGCCGCCACCGAGCGCAACGGCCTCGACCCGGCCCAGTGGAGCCAGCTGCACGCCGACGCGGTCTTCCTGCTGCTGGGCCTGACCGTCGGGCTCGTCGTGACCCTGCTCGTCCAGCGCGCCCCCCGCCCCGCGGTGCAGGCGGCGCTGGTCCTGCTCGGCATCGAGCTCGGGCAGGGCCTGATCGGCTTCGTGCAGTACTTCACCGACCTGCCGGTCCTGCTCGTCGGCCTGCACCTCCTCGGCGCCGCCATCCTCTCCGCCAGCGTCACCTGGACCCTCCTGCGCGTGCGCCACCCCTGA
- a CDS encoding ABC transporter permease, which yields MSAVANGTFTPRPGGAPLHRQVVAQARMEARLMLRNGEQLLLAVVIPVIVLVGAVAGSARVGLDLDGRPVDVFTPGVLALAVMSTAFTSLAIATGFERRYGVIKRLGSSPLPRTGLLAGKVLALLLVELLQLVVVGGVALLLGWSPAASAAAVAGAVATAALGTAAFAALGLFVAGVLRAEATLAAANLVYLLLLAGGAVVLPATAYGGFGEVVRWLPSGALGGGMRDALIDGQVALLPLAVLAGWAALGTVLTARTFKWE from the coding sequence GTGAGCGCGGTCGCGAACGGCACCTTCACCCCGCGCCCCGGCGGCGCGCCGCTGCACCGGCAGGTGGTGGCCCAGGCCCGGATGGAGGCCCGGTTGATGCTGCGCAACGGCGAGCAGCTGCTGCTCGCCGTGGTGATCCCGGTCATCGTGCTCGTCGGCGCCGTCGCCGGCTCCGCCCGCGTCGGCCTCGACCTCGACGGTCGTCCCGTCGACGTCTTCACCCCGGGCGTGCTCGCCCTCGCGGTGATGTCGACGGCGTTCACGTCGTTGGCCATCGCCACCGGCTTCGAGCGTCGCTACGGGGTCATCAAGCGTCTCGGCTCCTCTCCCCTGCCCCGCACCGGCCTGCTGGCCGGCAAGGTGCTGGCGCTGCTGCTGGTCGAGCTGCTGCAGCTCGTCGTCGTCGGCGGCGTGGCCCTGCTGCTCGGCTGGTCGCCCGCGGCCTCGGCCGCTGCCGTGGCCGGAGCCGTGGCCACCGCGGCGCTCGGCACCGCCGCCTTCGCGGCGCTGGGCCTCTTCGTCGCGGGGGTGCTGCGCGCCGAGGCCACGCTGGCCGCGGCCAACCTCGTCTACCTCCTGCTGCTCGCCGGCGGCGCGGTCGTGCTGCCCGCGACGGCGTACGGCGGCTTCGGCGAGGTGGTGCGCTGGCTGCCCTCGGGGGCGCTGGGCGGCGGGATGCGGGACGCCCTGATCGACGGCCAGGTGGCGCTGCTGCCCCTGGCGGTGCTCGCGGGCTGGGCGGCCCTGGGCACCGTGCTGACCGCCCGCACCTTCAAGTGGGAGTGA
- a CDS encoding ABC transporter ATP-binding protein, whose translation MPPNPARHADAPAVAIEGLAMRYAGKTAVDDLSLQVARGSITAVLGPNGAGKTTTLETCEGYRRPQEGRVRVLGLDPVRERRELLPRIGVMLQGGGAWSGVRAEEMLRHVAALHAHPVDHDLLVERLGLAECGRTPYRRLSGGQQQRLGLAMALVGRPEIVFVDEPTAGMDPQARRTTWELLEELRGDGVTVVLTTHYMDEAERLADTVHIIDHGRLIASGSPLELTRGGSVSTIRLVVTRPFPPGAPESLTAALGPGTSVTLLDSLSLLVTGPADASTLARVSRWCEEQGVLPESLTLGTRSLEDVFLQLTGRELEEHAS comes from the coding sequence GTGCCACCGAACCCCGCGCGTCACGCCGACGCCCCTGCCGTGGCGATCGAGGGACTGGCGATGCGGTACGCCGGCAAGACGGCCGTCGACGACCTGTCGCTGCAGGTCGCGCGCGGATCGATCACCGCGGTCCTGGGCCCCAACGGCGCCGGCAAGACCACGACGCTCGAGACCTGCGAGGGCTACCGGCGGCCCCAGGAGGGGCGGGTGCGGGTGCTGGGCCTCGACCCCGTCCGCGAGCGCCGCGAGCTGCTGCCGCGCATCGGCGTGATGCTGCAGGGCGGCGGTGCCTGGAGCGGGGTGCGGGCCGAGGAGATGCTGCGCCACGTCGCGGCGTTGCACGCCCACCCCGTCGACCACGACCTGCTGGTCGAGCGGCTCGGCCTGGCCGAGTGCGGCCGGACCCCCTACCGCCGGCTCTCCGGCGGCCAGCAGCAGCGCCTCGGCCTCGCGATGGCGCTGGTCGGGCGCCCCGAGATCGTCTTCGTCGACGAGCCGACCGCAGGCATGGACCCGCAGGCGCGGCGTACGACGTGGGAGCTGCTGGAGGAGCTGCGCGGCGACGGGGTGACCGTCGTGCTCACCACGCACTACATGGACGAGGCCGAGCGCCTGGCCGACACCGTGCACATCATCGACCACGGCCGGCTGATCGCGTCGGGCTCGCCGCTCGAGCTGACCCGGGGCGGGAGCGTCTCGACGATCCGGCTGGTCGTGACCCGCCCGTTCCCGCCGGGTGCGCCCGAGTCGCTGACCGCCGCGCTCGGCCCCGGCACCAGCGTGACCCTGCTCGACTCGCTGAGCCTGCTGGTCACCGGCCCCGCCGACGCCTCCACCCTGGCCCGCGTCTCGCGGTGGTGCGAGGAGCAGGGCGTGCTGCCCGAGTCGCTGACCCTGGGCACCCGCAGCCTCGAGGACGTCTTCCTGCAGCTGACCGGTCGCGAGCTCGAGGAGCACGCCTCGTGA
- a CDS encoding helix-turn-helix transcriptional regulator, with protein MRTTDEPTRQRVARSIMVDGPSTAAALAERLDLTPAAVRRHLDSLVEDGSVEAREPRSSAARGRGRPAKEFALTERGRDGFDQQYDDLAVQALRFLAETGGGAAVREFANRRVAFIEERFERTAAEHPELSKAEVLAQLFTEEGYAASVRELPGHGPGASSVGEQLCQQHCPVSHVAHEFPQLCEAETEAISRVLDHHVQRLATIAHGDGVCTTCIPDLPGSTTRRTNRPTTRNEKESVTS; from the coding sequence ATCCGGACGACTGACGAGCCGACGCGCCAGCGCGTCGCGCGCTCGATCATGGTCGACGGCCCCTCCACCGCCGCGGCGCTGGCCGAGCGGCTCGACCTGACGCCGGCCGCCGTACGCCGCCACCTCGACTCCCTGGTCGAGGACGGCAGCGTGGAGGCCCGCGAGCCCCGCTCGAGCGCGGCCCGCGGACGAGGGCGCCCCGCCAAGGAGTTCGCGCTCACCGAGCGCGGGCGCGACGGGTTCGACCAGCAGTACGACGACCTCGCCGTGCAGGCGCTGCGCTTCCTGGCCGAGACCGGGGGCGGCGCCGCCGTCCGGGAATTCGCCAACCGGCGCGTGGCGTTCATAGAAGAGCGCTTCGAGAGGACCGCGGCCGAGCACCCCGAGCTCAGCAAGGCCGAGGTGCTCGCGCAGCTCTTCACCGAGGAGGGGTACGCCGCCTCGGTGCGCGAGCTGCCCGGGCACGGTCCGGGGGCGTCGAGCGTGGGGGAGCAGCTGTGCCAGCAGCACTGTCCGGTCTCCCACGTGGCCCACGAGTTCCCCCAGCTGTGCGAGGCCGAGACCGAGGCGATCAGCCGCGTGCTCGACCACCACGTGCAGCGACTGGCGACCATCGCCCACGGCGACGGCGTCTGCACCACCTGCATCCCCGACCTGCCGGGCAGCACGACTCGGCGCACGAACCGTCCCACGACCCGCAACGAGAAGGAGTCGGTCACCTCATGA
- the sufB gene encoding Fe-S cluster assembly protein SufB, with product MTSIEELNPELQGIGRYEFGWADSDDAGANATRGLNEAVVRDISAKKSEPQWMLDLRLKGLKLFDRKPMPTWGSDLSGIDFDNIKYFVRSSEKQAATWDDLPEDIKNTYDKLGIPEAEKQRLVSGVAAQYESEVVYHSIREDLEEQGVLFLDTDTALKEQPELFQEYFGTVIPVGDNKFSALNTSVWSGGSFIYVPPGVHVDIPLQAYFRINTENMGQFERTLIIVDEGAYVHYVEGCTAPIYSSDSLHSAVVEIIVKKGGRCRYTTIQNWSNNVYNLVTKRATCEAGATMEWVDGNIGSKVTMKYPAIYLMGEHAKGETLSIAFAGEGQHQDAGAKMVHAAPHTSSSILSKSVARGGGRTSYRGLIQVNEGAHGSKSNVLCDALLVDQISRSDTYPYVDIREDDVSMGHEASVSKVSDDQLFYLMSRGMEEDEAMAMIVRGFVEPIAKELPMEYALELNRLIELQMEGAVG from the coding sequence ATGACCTCCATCGAAGAGCTCAACCCCGAGCTGCAGGGCATCGGTCGCTACGAGTTCGGCTGGGCCGACTCCGACGACGCCGGCGCCAACGCCACCCGTGGGCTGAACGAGGCCGTGGTGCGCGACATCTCGGCCAAGAAGTCCGAGCCGCAGTGGATGCTCGACCTGCGCCTGAAGGGCCTCAAGCTCTTCGACCGCAAGCCCATGCCCACCTGGGGCTCGGACCTGTCGGGCATCGACTTCGACAACATCAAGTACTTCGTGCGCTCCTCGGAGAAGCAGGCCGCCACCTGGGACGACCTGCCCGAGGACATCAAGAACACCTACGACAAGCTCGGCATCCCCGAGGCCGAGAAGCAGCGCCTGGTCTCCGGCGTCGCGGCGCAGTACGAGTCGGAGGTCGTCTACCACTCGATCCGCGAGGACCTCGAGGAGCAGGGCGTGCTCTTCCTCGACACCGACACCGCGCTCAAGGAGCAGCCCGAGCTGTTCCAGGAGTACTTCGGCACCGTCATCCCCGTCGGTGACAACAAGTTCTCCGCGCTGAACACCTCGGTGTGGTCGGGCGGCTCGTTCATCTACGTGCCGCCGGGCGTGCACGTCGACATCCCGCTGCAGGCCTACTTCCGGATCAACACCGAGAACATGGGCCAGTTCGAGCGGACCCTGATCATCGTCGACGAGGGCGCCTACGTGCACTACGTCGAGGGCTGCACCGCGCCGATCTACTCCTCCGACTCGCTGCACTCCGCGGTCGTGGAGATCATCGTGAAGAAGGGCGGGCGCTGCCGCTACACGACCATTCAGAACTGGTCGAACAACGTCTACAACCTCGTCACCAAGCGCGCGACCTGCGAGGCCGGCGCGACGATGGAGTGGGTCGACGGCAACATCGGCTCGAAGGTGACGATGAAGTACCCGGCCATCTACCTGATGGGCGAGCACGCCAAGGGCGAGACCCTGTCCATCGCCTTCGCCGGCGAGGGCCAGCACCAGGACGCCGGCGCCAAGATGGTGCACGCCGCCCCGCACACCTCCAGCTCGATCCTGAGCAAGTCGGTGGCCCGCGGCGGTGGGCGCACGTCGTACCGCGGCCTGATCCAGGTCAACGAGGGCGCGCACGGCTCGAAGTCCAACGTGCTCTGCGACGCGCTCCTGGTCGACCAGATCAGCCGCTCCGACACCTACCCCTACGTCGACATCCGCGAGGACGACGTGTCGATGGGCCACGAGGCGAGCGTCTCGAAGGTCTCCGACGACCAGCTCTTCTACCTCATGTCGCGAGGCATGGAGGAGGACGAGGCGATGGCGATGATCGTGCGCGGCTTCGTCGAGCCGATCGCCAAGGAGCTCCCGATGGAGTACGCCCTCGAGCTCAACCGCCTCATCGAGCTGCAGATGGAGGGCGCGGTCGGCTGA
- the sufD gene encoding Fe-S cluster assembly protein SufD produces MTVTDAARESVASALEVDRVNSHLNPPPSYDLADHPVPTGREEVWRFTPLKRLRGLLDGQASSSALTWTTEIPAGVTLSEIDAATAREIGELAPNDRPSALAVANAASAVLLDVPADLEVDEPVVLRLHGESVDDVVWGHHVLRFGAHSKATVVLVHTGSARYSATTSVVVGDGAQVNVLTLQDWDDDAVHLGRDAIRVGRDASVRHTSISFGGDVVRLHANVEYDAPGGEAELFGLYFADEGQHLEHRLFADHNAPKTKSNVLYKGALQGQGAHTVWIGNVLIRPVAEGIETYEENRNLVLTDGCQADSVPNLEIETGEIEGAGHASATARFDDEQLFYLRSRGVSDEEARRLVLHGFFNDLIRKVGVPSLEEQITATVEDELAKNVLKGYRPATA; encoded by the coding sequence GTGACCGTGACTGACGCCGCCCGCGAGAGCGTGGCCTCCGCCCTCGAGGTCGACCGGGTGAACTCCCACCTGAACCCGCCGCCCTCCTACGACCTGGCCGACCACCCCGTGCCGACCGGGCGCGAGGAGGTGTGGCGCTTCACCCCGCTCAAGCGGCTGCGCGGCCTCCTCGACGGCCAGGCCTCCTCGTCGGCGCTGACCTGGACCACCGAGATCCCCGCGGGGGTCACGCTCAGCGAGATCGACGCCGCCACGGCGCGCGAGATCGGTGAGCTGGCCCCCAACGACCGGCCCTCCGCCCTCGCGGTGGCCAACGCGGCCTCGGCGGTGCTGCTCGACGTGCCCGCCGACCTCGAGGTCGACGAGCCCGTGGTGCTGCGCCTGCACGGCGAGTCGGTCGACGACGTCGTGTGGGGCCACCACGTGCTGCGCTTCGGTGCGCACAGCAAGGCCACCGTCGTGCTGGTGCACACCGGCTCGGCGCGCTACAGCGCGACCACCTCGGTGGTCGTCGGCGACGGTGCCCAGGTCAACGTGCTGACCCTGCAGGACTGGGACGACGACGCCGTGCACCTGGGTCGCGACGCGATCCGCGTGGGCCGCGACGCCTCGGTGCGCCACACCTCCATCAGCTTCGGTGGCGACGTGGTGCGTCTGCACGCCAACGTCGAGTACGACGCCCCCGGTGGCGAGGCCGAGCTCTTCGGCCTCTACTTCGCCGACGAGGGCCAGCACCTCGAGCACCGGCTCTTCGCCGACCACAACGCCCCCAAGACCAAGTCGAACGTCCTCTACAAGGGCGCGCTGCAGGGCCAGGGTGCGCACACGGTGTGGATCGGCAACGTGCTGATCCGTCCCGTGGCCGAGGGCATCGAGACCTACGAGGAGAACCGCAACCTGGTGCTCACCGACGGCTGCCAGGCCGACTCGGTGCCCAACCTCGAGATCGAGACCGGCGAGATCGAGGGTGCCGGGCACGCCTCGGCCACCGCGCGCTTCGACGACGAGCAGCTGTTCTACCTGCGCAGCCGCGGCGTCTCCGACGAGGAGGCCCGCCGCCTGGTGCTGCACGGCTTCTTCAACGACCTGATCCGCAAGGTGGGGGTGCCCTCCCTCGAGGAGCAGATCACCGCCACGGTCGAGGACGAGCTCGCCAAGAACGTGCTCAAGGGCTACCGCCCGGCCACCGCATGA
- a CDS encoding non-heme iron oxygenase ferredoxin subunit has protein sequence MSLERACSLDEVPADEGLAVQVGDVTVVVARDGDDVFALQDLCSHAAVALSEGEVAGGVIECWLHGSCFDLRSGKPTGLPATEPVSTFPVEVRDGDVYVDVASTLNGVTPS, from the coding sequence ATGAGCCTCGAGCGCGCCTGCAGCCTCGACGAGGTGCCCGCCGACGAGGGCCTCGCGGTCCAGGTCGGCGACGTCACCGTGGTCGTGGCCCGAGACGGCGACGACGTCTTCGCGCTGCAGGACCTGTGCTCCCACGCCGCTGTCGCCCTCAGCGAGGGCGAGGTGGCCGGTGGCGTCATCGAGTGCTGGCTGCACGGCTCGTGCTTCGACCTGCGCAGCGGCAAGCCCACCGGCCTCCCGGCCACCGAGCCCGTCTCGACCTTCCCCGTGGAGGTCCGTGACGGCGACGTGTACGTCGACGTGGCCAGCACGCTCAACGGCGTGACCCCCTCCTGA
- the sufC gene encoding Fe-S cluster assembly ATPase SufC has product MSTLEIKDLKVSVSTDDGPKEILKGVTLTIKDGETHAIMGPNGSGKSTLAYSIAGHPKYDVTGGTVTLDGEDVLAMSVDERARAGLFLAMQYPVEVPGVSVSNFMRTAKTAVDGEAPKLRTWVKDVNAAMSRMNLDATFTQRSVNEGFSGGEKKRHEIAQLELLDPKVAILDETDSGLDIDALKVVSDGVNRFREGEGKGVLLITHYTRILRYIEPDYVHVFVDGKVAEQGGPELAEQLESEGYDKYLPAKV; this is encoded by the coding sequence ATGAGCACCCTCGAGATCAAGGACCTCAAGGTCTCCGTCAGCACCGACGACGGCCCCAAGGAGATCCTCAAGGGCGTGACGCTGACCATCAAGGACGGCGAGACGCACGCGATCATGGGCCCCAACGGCTCGGGCAAGTCCACCCTGGCCTACTCGATCGCCGGGCACCCCAAGTACGACGTCACCGGCGGCACCGTGACCCTCGACGGCGAGGACGTGCTGGCCATGTCGGTCGACGAGCGCGCCCGCGCCGGGCTCTTCCTGGCCATGCAGTACCCCGTCGAGGTGCCCGGCGTCTCGGTCTCCAACTTCATGCGCACCGCCAAGACCGCGGTCGACGGCGAGGCCCCCAAGCTGCGCACCTGGGTCAAGGACGTCAACGCCGCCATGTCGCGGATGAACCTCGACGCCACCTTCACCCAGCGCTCGGTCAACGAGGGCTTCTCCGGTGGCGAGAAGAAGCGCCACGAGATCGCGCAGCTCGAGCTGCTCGACCCCAAGGTCGCGATCCTCGACGAGACCGACTCCGGCCTCGACATCGACGCGCTCAAGGTCGTCTCCGACGGCGTGAACCGCTTCCGCGAGGGCGAGGGCAAGGGTGTCCTGCTGATCACCCACTACACCCGCATCCTGCGCTACATCGAGCCCGACTACGTCCACGTCTTCGTCGACGGGAAGGTCGCCGAGCAGGGCGGCCCCGAGCTCGCCGAGCAGCTCGAATCCGAGGGCTACGACAAGTACCTGCCCGCCAAGGTCTGA